A single window of Syntrophus aciditrophicus SB DNA harbors:
- a CDS encoding peptidylprolyl isomerase yields the protein MLELMRKHAKNWLMKFLLGMIIVVFIFYFGTRTGKEKSETVAIVDGKEIALAEVQKEYSNLAEFYRRQYGGSLTDEMLKGLELKQNALDSLIAQAIIMQKAGELNLTATDDEVRNFIMAYPAFQRDGTFNEKIYQQMLRLNRMTPEEFEASQQRMLSAAKLEQLIQEAVKVSDQEVFDFFSFQNEQIKISYLMFKPADFKGAISPSRKDLETYLKEHGNEFRVPEQMQIKALFFPGRDFAGKADIPESDIVDYYERHRSEFAQKGGKAPSLKEVKPRIINELAKISGMAAAAEQAKKAHDTIYQEENFDSYAAQNNLKTVTTDFFTLNNIPQPFSKVSDFSKIVADLKKDEISKVLSDEEGYFFIKVGSRKSSYIPELKDIEQEVAKRYTEMEARNRCRKAADAALGRLKKGESLVRIAQENKLAPAESGFFKPGAAIPGLDANQQLSMALYQLSESNPFPDQTLEINNGFAIIQFKERSKIDTTDYEAKKENLKQLLLMMKRNEYFMTWLENTKAAMIKEGRLKIRKDIKDL from the coding sequence ATGCTTGAGCTGATGCGGAAACACGCCAAAAACTGGCTGATGAAATTCCTGCTGGGAATGATCATCGTTGTGTTCATCTTCTATTTCGGAACGCGGACCGGAAAAGAGAAGTCCGAAACCGTCGCCATTGTCGACGGAAAGGAAATAGCGCTGGCCGAGGTGCAGAAGGAATACAGCAACCTCGCTGAATTCTACCGCCGGCAGTATGGCGGTTCTTTGACGGATGAAATGCTCAAAGGGCTTGAACTCAAGCAGAACGCTCTGGACAGTCTCATTGCTCAGGCAATCATCATGCAGAAGGCCGGAGAACTGAACCTCACCGCCACGGATGACGAGGTCCGGAATTTCATCATGGCATACCCCGCATTTCAACGGGACGGAACGTTCAATGAGAAGATCTATCAGCAGATGCTCCGCCTGAACAGAATGACTCCTGAGGAATTTGAAGCCTCGCAGCAGAGGATGTTGTCCGCCGCCAAACTGGAACAGCTGATTCAGGAGGCGGTCAAAGTTTCAGACCAGGAAGTCTTCGATTTTTTCAGTTTCCAGAACGAACAGATCAAAATCAGCTACCTGATGTTTAAACCCGCTGATTTCAAAGGCGCAATATCGCCTTCCAGGAAGGATCTGGAGACTTATCTTAAGGAACATGGCAACGAATTCCGCGTACCGGAACAGATGCAGATCAAGGCGCTTTTCTTCCCTGGACGGGACTTTGCAGGCAAGGCCGACATCCCCGAGTCGGACATCGTCGATTATTATGAGCGCCACCGATCAGAATTCGCCCAAAAAGGAGGGAAAGCCCCTTCTCTGAAAGAAGTAAAACCGCGGATTATAAACGAACTTGCAAAGATTTCCGGTATGGCTGCCGCAGCGGAACAGGCTAAAAAAGCGCATGACACAATTTATCAGGAAGAAAATTTTGATTCATATGCAGCGCAAAACAATCTGAAAACAGTCACGACCGATTTCTTTACCTTGAATAACATCCCTCAGCCGTTCAGTAAAGTTTCCGACTTTTCGAAAATCGTCGCGGATCTGAAAAAGGATGAAATCAGCAAGGTGCTGTCCGACGAAGAGGGATACTTCTTTATTAAGGTCGGATCCAGAAAATCCTCTTATATCCCGGAACTGAAAGATATTGAGCAGGAAGTGGCAAAGCGCTACACGGAGATGGAAGCCCGGAATCGATGCAGAAAAGCGGCGGATGCAGCGCTCGGTCGTCTCAAAAAAGGGGAATCCCTGGTAAGAATAGCTCAGGAGAATAAACTTGCGCCCGCTGAAAGCGGATTCTTCAAGCCGGGCGCCGCAATTCCCGGATTGGATGCCAACCAGCAGCTTTCCATGGCCCTTTATCAGCTTTCGGAAAGCAATCCCTTCCCCGATCAGACATTAGAGATCAATAACGGCTTTGCCATTATTCAATTCAAAGAACGGAGTAAAATCGATACGACGGATTATGAAGCCAAGAAGGAAAATCTGAAGCAGCTATTGCTCATGATGAAGCGCAATGAATATTTCATGACTTGGCTTGAAAACACCAAGGCAGCTATGATCAAGGAAGGCAGGCTGAAAATCAGGAAGGACATTAAAGACCTGTAG
- a CDS encoding rod shape-determining protein, protein MLFDFILGKFSNDLAIDLGTANTLVYVKNKGIVLSEPSVVAVHKDSRGVKKVLAVGAEAKKMLGRTPGNIVAIRPMRDGVIADFDITEAMLRHFILSVHNRRALVRPRIIVSIPSGITQVERRAVRETVESAGAREIYLIEEPMAAAIGAGLPVSEPISSMIVDIGGGTTEVAVISLAGIVYSQSVRVAGDKIDAEIVNFIKRKYSLLIGERTGEIIKTTIGCAYPEDEIRTVDVKGRDLISGIPKTVEINSEEIRDAIMEPIKIIVDTIKDALENAPPELAGDIVDRGIVLTGGGALLRKLDVLIREETGLPITIADDPLTTVAIGAGMALDQLDVLKEVAIQA, encoded by the coding sequence TTGCTGTTCGATTTCATTTTAGGGAAGTTTTCAAATGATCTGGCCATAGATCTGGGAACAGCCAATACTCTTGTCTATGTCAAGAACAAGGGGATTGTTCTGAGTGAACCTTCCGTTGTAGCGGTTCATAAGGATTCCCGAGGCGTTAAAAAGGTGTTGGCTGTGGGCGCCGAGGCGAAAAAGATGCTTGGAAGAACACCGGGCAATATTGTCGCGATAAGGCCCATGAGAGATGGTGTTATCGCTGACTTCGATATTACGGAAGCCATGCTGCGGCATTTCATTCTCAGTGTGCACAATCGCCGGGCCCTGGTCAGACCCAGAATCATCGTGTCCATTCCCTCCGGGATCACGCAGGTGGAGAGACGAGCCGTGCGGGAAACCGTGGAGTCGGCAGGCGCCCGTGAAATCTATCTGATCGAGGAGCCCATGGCGGCCGCCATAGGTGCGGGACTGCCCGTATCGGAGCCGATCAGTTCCATGATTGTTGACATCGGTGGAGGGACAACGGAAGTTGCGGTCATTTCACTGGCCGGCATCGTGTATTCCCAGTCTGTCAGGGTGGCGGGAGACAAGATTGACGCGGAGATCGTCAATTTTATAAAGAGAAAGTACAGTCTTCTCATCGGCGAACGTACGGGAGAGATCATCAAGACGACCATAGGCTGCGCCTATCCGGAAGACGAAATCCGCACTGTCGATGTCAAGGGAAGGGATCTGATTTCCGGCATTCCCAAGACGGTGGAAATTAATTCCGAGGAAATCCGGGATGCTATTATGGAACCCATCAAGATCATCGTGGATACAATCAAGGATGCTCTGGAAAATGCTCCGCCGGAACTGGCGGGAGATATTGTGGACCGGGGAATCGTATTGACGGGAGGCGGCGCCCTTCTGCGGAAGCTTGATGTCCTGATTCGGGAAGAGACGGGCCTGCCAATCACCATTGCCGACGATCCACTGACGACGGTAGCCATCGGTGCGGGGATGGCACTCGATCAACTGGACGTATTGAAGGAAGTCGCGATTCAGGCCTGA
- the mreC gene encoding rod shape-determining protein MreC, whose translation MLFLKKHRSAILATIMVVISLIMLSYNIVNPSAENGFIRKLVLELAVPIENIVNAPVRALNNIWKRYLFLVGLENENRRLLRQNALLTQQLIQHQEGYLEGLRLKKLLSLKNQVSYKAVAASVTGRNRKSLHQTVMINKGSAQGIKAGMPVVADSGVVGRIIETSWHVSRVLLLIDENSNVDSLVQRGRVQGILQGNSQGCCVLKYVPKMEEVHVGDAVITSGICGVFPKSWLLGTVSRVTRGGDGLFQKVEVVPSVDFSKLEEVLVLMPQEKGARE comes from the coding sequence ATGCTGTTTCTCAAGAAACATCGATCCGCGATTTTAGCAACGATCATGGTTGTTATTTCTCTGATCATGCTTTCTTACAATATAGTCAATCCTTCCGCGGAAAACGGTTTCATACGAAAGCTCGTCCTGGAGCTGGCTGTGCCGATTGAAAACATCGTCAATGCCCCCGTCAGGGCTCTTAACAACATATGGAAGCGATATCTGTTTCTCGTTGGACTGGAAAATGAAAACAGACGTCTTCTCAGGCAGAACGCCTTGCTGACGCAGCAGTTGATTCAGCATCAGGAAGGATATCTTGAAGGGCTCCGGCTTAAAAAACTGCTTTCTCTGAAAAACCAGGTCTCATATAAGGCGGTTGCGGCTTCGGTGACCGGCCGAAACAGGAAATCTCTCCACCAGACGGTCATGATCAACAAAGGAAGCGCTCAGGGTATCAAAGCGGGAATGCCCGTCGTTGCCGACAGTGGCGTGGTGGGGCGGATCATAGAGACCTCCTGGCATGTATCGCGGGTTCTGTTGCTGATTGATGAAAACAGTAATGTGGATTCGCTCGTTCAGCGAGGTCGAGTTCAGGGGATTCTTCAGGGAAATTCGCAGGGATGCTGCGTGCTTAAATACGTCCCTAAAATGGAGGAAGTCCATGTGGGCGATGCTGTCATTACCTCCGGAATTTGCGGCGTATTTCCGAAATCATGGCTGTTGGGAACGGTTTCCAGGGTAACCAGGGGAGGAGACGGTCTGTTCCAGAAAGTTGAGGTGGTTCCTTCAGTTGATTTTTCGAAACTGGAGGAAGTGCTCGTTTTGATGCCACAGGAAAAAGGTGCGAGAGAGTGA
- the mrdA gene encoding penicillin-binding protein 2, whose amino-acid sequence MLGLKGRIKGHETADYRQRFKIAFAVVLVALSLLLVRLWYLQVIKGPELRQRSENNSVRLRKINSLRGMILDTSGNILVDNQTSFDLIFIPNRPEDKKYAGPALSALYASRSWELPEGLSMIEKAHPFIPSKIDKNISREKLAMIETHTLELPGVAVEVVPIRKYLAGEMIAHIVGYVNEVSQEELEKSNGMYSPGDMVGKYGIEKYYDAYLRGKNGAEQVEVNALGKAVRVLGKIDPTPGYNLVLTIDANLQKVAWEAMKGKSGAVVAMDPRDGSIYAMVSSPGFDPNLFNGGISTANWNALARDPNHPMEQRAISGQYPPGSTYKLMVAAAALEEGLISPSTSFLCTGSFELGNRSYRCWQKHGHGMVNLHRAIVESCDVYFYRIGKMLGVDTIAWYAKKFGFGALTGVDLPREKAGMIPTKEWKMTKFKKPWMMGETISASIGQGFNTVTPLQLASAYSAMANGGTLYRPHIVKRIESPDGRIVKVMKPEKKGSLPVSLQTLESLKGGLWGVVNEKNGTGGALRRPEQDVCGKTGTSQVIGLPAGEKSRRSLQSIRKYQDHALFTCFAPCRNPEIVVAVIVEHGGHGGSAAAPVARKILDAYYDSKKYGGSIPEKKTDNEGHPAKQP is encoded by the coding sequence ATGTTGGGGCTGAAAGGTCGGATAAAAGGGCACGAAACCGCTGATTACCGGCAGCGGTTCAAGATTGCTTTTGCAGTCGTTCTGGTTGCTCTGTCCCTGCTTCTTGTGAGACTGTGGTACCTTCAGGTGATCAAGGGACCTGAGCTCCGGCAGCGTTCTGAAAACAACAGTGTTCGTCTCCGGAAGATCAATTCTTTACGGGGTATGATTCTGGACACCTCCGGGAATATCCTTGTGGACAACCAGACCTCCTTTGATCTGATTTTTATTCCCAATCGTCCGGAAGATAAAAAATATGCGGGTCCGGCATTGTCCGCCCTTTATGCGTCAAGATCCTGGGAGCTGCCGGAAGGGCTATCCATGATAGAAAAGGCCCATCCTTTCATCCCTTCGAAAATTGATAAAAATATCAGTCGGGAAAAACTGGCGATGATAGAAACCCACACTCTTGAACTACCAGGTGTGGCGGTTGAGGTTGTACCGATTCGTAAATATCTGGCCGGTGAGATGATTGCCCATATTGTGGGATATGTCAATGAGGTCAGTCAGGAAGAACTGGAAAAATCAAACGGAATGTACAGCCCCGGCGATATGGTTGGCAAGTACGGCATTGAAAAATATTACGATGCCTATCTCCGGGGAAAAAATGGGGCAGAGCAGGTTGAAGTGAACGCTCTTGGAAAAGCTGTCCGGGTTCTCGGAAAAATTGATCCCACTCCAGGTTATAATCTTGTTTTGACGATTGACGCCAACCTCCAGAAGGTTGCCTGGGAGGCCATGAAAGGTAAATCGGGTGCGGTAGTGGCCATGGACCCCCGGGACGGTTCCATTTACGCAATGGTCAGCTCCCCCGGATTTGATCCCAATCTGTTTAATGGGGGGATTTCAACAGCCAATTGGAACGCTCTTGCTCGAGATCCGAATCACCCGATGGAACAGCGGGCGATTTCAGGACAGTATCCGCCCGGTTCGACTTACAAATTAATGGTGGCCGCCGCGGCTCTGGAAGAGGGGCTGATATCGCCTTCTACATCTTTTCTGTGCACCGGTTCTTTTGAACTGGGAAACCGGTCTTATCGCTGCTGGCAGAAACATGGACATGGTATGGTCAATCTCCATCGGGCTATCGTTGAATCCTGCGATGTTTATTTTTACAGGATCGGGAAAATGCTCGGAGTGGATACAATTGCCTGGTATGCGAAAAAATTCGGTTTCGGCGCCTTGACAGGTGTTGATCTGCCCCGGGAAAAGGCAGGGATGATCCCCACCAAAGAATGGAAAATGACAAAATTCAAAAAACCCTGGATGATGGGAGAAACCATCTCAGCGTCGATCGGCCAGGGGTTCAATACGGTCACTCCCCTGCAATTGGCCAGCGCATACAGTGCCATGGCCAATGGTGGAACCCTCTATCGTCCACACATTGTCAAGAGAATCGAATCGCCCGATGGTCGGATAGTAAAGGTAATGAAACCGGAAAAGAAAGGCTCTCTGCCGGTCAGCCTGCAAACCCTGGAGTCGCTTAAAGGTGGATTATGGGGGGTTGTCAATGAGAAAAACGGCACCGGAGGTGCTTTACGGCGTCCGGAGCAGGATGTCTGCGGCAAGACGGGGACTTCCCAGGTCATCGGTCTGCCTGCCGGCGAGAAATCGCGGCGTTCCCTGCAATCGATCAGAAAGTATCAGGATCATGCCCTGTTTACCTGTTTTGCTCCATGCCGGAATCCGGAGATCGTCGTGGCGGTGATTGTCGAACATGGCGGTCATGGAGGTTCGGCAGCGGCGCCCGTTGCCCGGAAGATATTGGATGCTTACTATGACAGCAAGAAATATGGCGGCAGCATTCCTGAAAAGAAAACGGACAATGAGGGGCATCCTGCAAAACAACCGTAA
- the rodA gene encoding rod shape-determining protein RodA — translation MRFDRRLIFNFDWTLLILVLTICAVGVLNIYSAGYSFSGTKANPFYIKQLQWILIGLFCMSIVFCLDYRLISQYAYILHGVAVLFLIIVFFHGYATHGSQRWISLGNFSFQPSELVKLTIILALAKYFDDHKLTSGYRLRELLIPFLFLLVPFILILKQPDLGTALVLLIVFASMILFVGIRWKSLACVISLVVSMTPVSWYFLKEYQRERVLTFLNPERDPLGSGYHIIQSMIAVGSGGILGKGYLKGTQTQLQFLPEQQTDFVFSVFAEEWGFLGGGMVIVLFMSLILWSLKIALHSRDFLGTLIAYGLAVLFFWEVLINIGMVLGMMPVVGIPLPFLSYGGSAIVSLLICVGLLLNVSMRRYILQP, via the coding sequence ATGAGGTTTGACCGTCGACTGATCTTTAATTTTGACTGGACCCTGCTTATCCTTGTACTGACGATCTGTGCGGTAGGGGTTTTAAACATCTACAGTGCCGGTTACAGCTTTTCCGGCACCAAGGCAAATCCCTTCTATATCAAGCAGTTACAGTGGATACTGATTGGTCTTTTCTGCATGAGTATCGTGTTTTGCCTTGATTACCGATTGATCAGTCAATATGCTTACATTCTGCATGGCGTGGCGGTTTTATTTCTGATCATCGTCTTTTTTCACGGGTATGCAACACATGGGTCGCAACGCTGGATTTCCCTGGGGAATTTTTCTTTTCAGCCTTCTGAACTGGTCAAATTAACTATTATACTGGCGCTTGCAAAATATTTCGATGATCATAAGCTTACCTCAGGTTATCGCCTGAGGGAGCTGCTGATTCCCTTCCTGTTTCTTCTGGTTCCCTTTATCCTGATTCTGAAGCAGCCCGATCTGGGAACCGCACTGGTCCTTCTTATTGTTTTCGCCTCCATGATCCTGTTTGTGGGAATCCGGTGGAAATCGCTGGCCTGCGTAATTTCGCTGGTTGTTTCCATGACGCCTGTCAGCTGGTATTTTCTGAAAGAATATCAAAGAGAAAGAGTTCTAACTTTTTTGAATCCCGAACGCGATCCCCTGGGATCCGGATATCATATCATCCAGTCCATGATCGCAGTTGGCTCGGGGGGGATTCTTGGCAAAGGATACCTGAAAGGAACTCAGACGCAGCTGCAGTTTCTTCCGGAACAACAGACGGATTTTGTTTTTTCTGTATTTGCCGAAGAGTGGGGATTCCTGGGAGGGGGGATGGTGATCGTCCTTTTTATGTCTCTGATTCTCTGGAGTCTGAAAATCGCTCTCCATTCACGGGATTTTCTGGGAACATTGATTGCGTACGGACTGGCGGTCCTGTTTTTTTGGGAAGTCTTAATCAATATCGGAATGGTTCTTGGGATGATGCCCGTTGTAGGCATTCCCCTGCCTTTCTTGAGTTACGGCGGCTCAGCCATTGTTTCATTGCTGATCTGTGTAGGATTGCTTTTAAATGTCAGTATGAGAAGGTATATTCTGCAGCCCTGA
- a CDS encoding ATP synthase F0 subunit B, whose product MTIGLDYTFWIQVVNFLFLIFVLNVLLYKPVMGMLQKRKAQIEASEQEIKELNLTIAQKEARYEEELRLAKSSALEQKKEIVQEGADAAKAILDTARQEAPRMVEQFQEKVAKDVAEAKRVLHEQSEKLAMEIAEKVMGRSIR is encoded by the coding sequence ATGACAATCGGTCTTGATTATACTTTTTGGATACAGGTCGTTAATTTCCTTTTCTTGATTTTTGTTCTGAATGTGCTCCTTTACAAACCCGTTATGGGAATGCTTCAGAAGCGGAAGGCGCAGATTGAAGCATCGGAGCAGGAAATCAAAGAGCTGAACCTGACCATAGCGCAGAAGGAAGCTCGGTATGAGGAGGAGCTGAGGCTTGCCAAAAGCAGTGCTCTTGAGCAGAAGAAGGAAATCGTTCAGGAAGGTGCGGATGCTGCAAAGGCCATTCTTGATACGGCACGTCAGGAAGCGCCTCGGATGGTAGAACAGTTTCAGGAGAAAGTCGCCAAAGACGTCGCTGAAGCGAAGCGCGTGCTGCATGAGCAGTCGGAAAAGTTGGCAATGGAGATTGCTGAAAAAGTGATGGGAAGGAGTATCCGATGA
- the atpF gene encoding F0F1 ATP synthase subunit B, which translates to MKKSVWHHSLKGYCGRIAAVLCFSVLVPLVAMAAEGGGHGEEGTDWVNFGWRVLDFIILVGLFYWLLASKVKSFFSGRREEIKTTLEEARLAKEAAEHKFKEYSEKLDKASKEIEGVYEMIRAQGQAEKEKILEDARKAAAKMKEDTQARIEQELKKASQQLRMEAVQLSVHVAEDILKRNITPEDHQSMVKDYLDKVVRKH; encoded by the coding sequence ATGAAAAAGTCTGTGTGGCATCACTCCCTGAAAGGATATTGTGGACGCATTGCGGCTGTCCTCTGTTTCTCGGTTCTGGTGCCGTTGGTCGCGATGGCGGCCGAAGGTGGAGGGCACGGAGAGGAAGGTACGGACTGGGTTAACTTTGGATGGCGAGTTCTCGATTTCATTATCTTGGTCGGCCTTTTTTACTGGCTGCTCGCAAGTAAGGTTAAAAGCTTTTTCAGTGGCAGGCGGGAAGAGATCAAGACGACTCTAGAAGAGGCTCGCTTGGCAAAAGAGGCGGCTGAACACAAGTTTAAGGAATATTCCGAAAAGCTGGACAAGGCTTCGAAAGAGATTGAGGGCGTTTATGAAATGATCAGGGCTCAGGGGCAGGCTGAAAAGGAGAAAATCCTTGAGGATGCTCGAAAGGCTGCTGCCAAGATGAAGGAAGATACCCAGGCAAGGATTGAACAGGAACTCAAGAAAGCGAGTCAGCAGCTGAGGATGGAAGCTGTCCAGTTGTCCGTCCATGTGGCTGAAGATATTTTAAAGAGGAATATAACCCCGGAAGATCATCAGAGTATGGTTAAAGATTACTTGGATAAGGTGGTGAGAAAACATTGA
- the atpH gene encoding ATP synthase F1 subunit delta, whose protein sequence is MINSGIAKRYARAFFDIAGEDKLYEKYYEELSGFARIVQGDRNLKEFLANPVFNQAEKKAVVEAIIQKIRMSDMTTNFLKLLVDKKRIGMLAEIADYYRVLMDEVLKRVRVSVKTAFPLPADVTSDIKQGLEQMTGKQTEIVVEEDRSLLGGIVIRVGDTLYDGSIKTQLSNIRNLLGEAV, encoded by the coding sequence TTGATCAACAGCGGTATTGCAAAGCGGTATGCCAGAGCGTTCTTTGATATTGCCGGCGAAGACAAACTCTACGAAAAGTATTATGAAGAGTTGAGTGGATTCGCACGGATCGTTCAGGGAGACAGAAATCTTAAGGAATTTCTTGCGAATCCTGTCTTCAATCAGGCTGAAAAGAAAGCTGTAGTGGAAGCAATTATTCAGAAGATCAGAATGTCGGATATGACGACGAACTTTTTGAAATTGCTGGTGGATAAGAAAAGAATAGGAATGCTTGCCGAAATTGCGGATTACTATCGCGTATTGATGGATGAAGTATTGAAGAGAGTCCGGGTGAGTGTGAAAACGGCTTTTCCGTTGCCGGCTGATGTGACCTCGGACATTAAGCAGGGTCTGGAACAGATGACCGGCAAGCAGACAGAAATCGTTGTTGAGGAAGATCGTTCTCTGCTGGGTGGTATTGTCATCAGAGTAGGGGATACGCTTTATGATGGAAGCATAAAGACTCAGTTGAGTAATATAAGGAATCTCTTAGGGGAGGCAGTATAG
- the atpA gene encoding F0F1 ATP synthase subunit alpha: MDTIKAEEISQIISKQIRDYEKKLDVSETGTVLSVGDGIARIYGVENAMAMELLEFPGGIMGMVLNLEADNVGVAVLGDVTHIKEGDIVKRTGKIAQIPVGEALLGRVIDATGEPIDGKGPLGATEFSRIEMIAPGVIKRQPVNEPMYTGLKAIDAMTPIGRGQRELIIGDRQIGKTAIGIDAIIRQKDTGVKCIYVAIGQKKSTVSQIVENLRKHDAMSYTCVVAGCASDPATLQYIAAYAGCSIGEYFRDRGQDALIIYDDLSKQAVAYRQISLLLRRPPGREAYPGDIFYNHSRLLERSARVSADLGGGSLTALPIIETQAGDVSAYIPTNVISITDGQVYLEPSLFFSGIRPAINVGLSVSRVGGAAQVKAMKQVAGTLKLDLAQYRELASFAQFGSDLDKATQAQLDRGVRLVEILKQPQFQPMSLAEEVIVLFAGTRGFLDKYEVEKIKEYEPQVLAYMKSKHQDIMQEIDDKKVISPELEQKIKEALTAFDSVFVAG, from the coding sequence ATGGATACAATCAAGGCAGAGGAAATAAGTCAAATAATATCCAAGCAAATTCGGGATTATGAGAAGAAGCTTGATGTCAGTGAAACCGGTACCGTCCTTTCCGTCGGTGACGGCATTGCCAGAATATATGGCGTTGAAAATGCAATGGCCATGGAGCTGCTGGAGTTTCCTGGCGGTATCATGGGCATGGTGTTGAACCTAGAAGCGGACAACGTTGGTGTTGCCGTCCTTGGGGATGTAACCCACATTAAGGAAGGTGACATAGTTAAGAGGACGGGTAAAATCGCACAGATTCCAGTTGGAGAGGCGCTGCTGGGCAGAGTTATCGATGCGACGGGAGAACCTATTGATGGAAAGGGGCCCCTTGGAGCTACGGAGTTCAGCCGAATAGAGATGATTGCTCCCGGTGTTATCAAACGTCAGCCCGTTAATGAGCCCATGTACACCGGCCTCAAAGCTATCGATGCCATGACACCGATCGGCAGAGGTCAGCGTGAACTCATTATTGGAGACCGCCAGATCGGAAAAACGGCCATAGGTATTGACGCAATTATTCGGCAGAAGGATACCGGTGTGAAGTGCATTTATGTGGCAATTGGTCAAAAGAAATCCACCGTTTCTCAGATTGTTGAAAATCTCAGGAAACATGACGCAATGTCCTATACCTGTGTTGTGGCCGGATGCGCCAGTGACCCAGCGACATTGCAGTACATCGCTGCATATGCCGGATGCAGTATCGGTGAATATTTCAGAGACCGGGGCCAGGATGCCCTGATCATCTATGACGATCTGTCCAAACAGGCCGTCGCTTACAGACAGATTTCACTGCTTTTAAGACGACCGCCGGGACGGGAGGCATATCCGGGGGACATTTTCTATAATCACTCCAGGCTGCTGGAAAGATCAGCGCGTGTCAGTGCAGATCTGGGTGGTGGCTCGCTGACGGCATTGCCGATTATCGAAACACAGGCCGGTGATGTTTCAGCGTATATTCCGACAAATGTTATTTCGATTACGGATGGCCAGGTTTATTTGGAGCCGAGCCTTTTCTTCTCAGGTATTCGCCCGGCAATTAATGTGGGCCTTTCCGTATCCCGCGTAGGTGGCGCGGCCCAGGTCAAGGCTATGAAGCAGGTTGCTGGCACGCTGAAACTGGATTTGGCTCAGTATCGTGAACTTGCATCATTTGCTCAGTTCGGAAGCGACTTGGATAAAGCGACACAGGCTCAGCTTGATCGTGGTGTGCGGTTGGTAGAAATTTTGAAGCAACCTCAGTTCCAGCCGATGAGTCTGGCGGAAGAAGTCATTGTTTTATTCGCAGGAACGCGAGGATTTCTTGATAAGTATGAAGTTGAAAAAATAAAGGAGTATGAACCGCAGGTTCTGGCATATATGAAAAGTAAACACCAGGATATTATGCAGGAAATAGATGATAAGAAGGTCATTTCGCCAGAATTGGAACAGAAGATTAAGGAAGCGCTGACGGCGTTTGATTCAGTGTTTGTTGCAGGGTAG
- the atpG gene encoding ATP synthase F1 subunit gamma, with protein sequence MAALKDIKRKVAAVEKTKQITRAMNMVAASKFRTSQTRMESFRPYAMKFMEVLSSLAVRVSPDAHPLLAAREAKRIRVVSMSSDRGLCGGFNSSLIKSTERFVREKIAEGLEVDLTPIGRKVREYFKRKYALVSDRADVMSKFDMTLAVEIAEDVIDPFVNEEYDELYLIYNEFINVSMQRPAVVRLLPLPSVGQDAEIEAEKRIDYNYEPSDEELIGKLLPMYIHVLIFRALLETSAGENGARMAAMDNATRNCDEMISTLTLQYNKVRQSAITAELMDIVGGTEALAKG encoded by the coding sequence ATGGCCGCATTAAAGGACATTAAAAGGAAAGTAGCAGCGGTAGAGAAAACAAAGCAGATCACTCGGGCCATGAACATGGTTGCGGCATCGAAGTTCAGAACGTCGCAGACAAGAATGGAGAGTTTCCGTCCCTATGCCATGAAGTTTATGGAAGTATTGAGCAGTCTCGCCGTCAGGGTGAGCCCGGATGCGCACCCGCTCCTTGCAGCCAGAGAAGCAAAAAGAATAAGAGTGGTCTCCATGAGCTCAGACAGGGGACTTTGTGGCGGATTTAATTCGAGCCTCATAAAATCGACAGAAAGGTTTGTAAGAGAGAAGATAGCTGAGGGGCTAGAGGTAGATTTGACGCCAATTGGGAGGAAAGTTAGAGAATACTTCAAAAGAAAATATGCTCTTGTCAGCGACCGTGCTGATGTAATGAGCAAATTTGATATGACCCTTGCAGTAGAAATTGCAGAGGATGTTATCGATCCATTTGTAAATGAGGAGTATGATGAATTGTATCTGATTTATAACGAATTCATCAATGTATCAATGCAGCGACCGGCCGTTGTGAGACTGCTTCCTTTGCCCTCCGTAGGACAGGATGCAGAGATTGAGGCTGAGAAGAGAATCGATTACAATTACGAGCCTTCAGATGAAGAATTAATCGGCAAGCTGCTTCCAATGTATATACATGTGTTGATCTTCAGAGCTCTTCTTGAGACTTCCGCAGGAGAAAATGGCGCCAGAATGGCCGCTATGGATAATGCCACAAGAAACTGTGATGAAATGATCAGCACGCTGACGCTTCAGTACAATAAAGTCCGGCAGTCGGCGATTACAGCTGAGCTTATGGATATCGTTGGTGGCACCGAAGCGTTGGCGAAGGGTTAG